In Lycium barbarum isolate Lr01 chromosome 9, ASM1917538v2, whole genome shotgun sequence, the DNA window ATAAATGACACTGCAAAATTCAAAGTATTTGCCGAAATCTCGACTTGTCAAGAGACTTGGTTCTCAATGAGGTCAGTAGTCTTTTTAGCACTTACGTGATTAAGAACCGCATGAAGTGTCATGTCATTAATTGCCATCCACCGCCTTTTTCGAACTCCTTAAAGCCTAACATCTTAACTCTCTTGAAACAACTCAAGCCTAAGAGAAAAGACCCTTGAACCAATCAAAATCAGTTCCTTCTGCCTCTTCTGACGTACGAGTTTTTGGTCGGCCAACAATCCAGTGCATACAACATAGCTGATCTGACAACCACtttataaaacttacctttaagTCTTGGTAATCTTTTTTTCCCTTTTGCCTAAGTTATGATTCGTCTTGTGGAATTATGCCTCTAATTTTGATACGTTACAAGTCTTTTGAAgatttaaggagaaatattttaTGACTTAGCTAAATATTCcgtagtttaatttaaaaattggtACATCTATTCATCGAATAAACAAAACTacttcaaaattttaaaatactCTTGACGATAATTTTGACTCCGTCACTGATAATGGTGTGTATCATGTGTATAAACatggttccaaaaaaaaaattgctatgcgatgtaaattaaaaatataactacgTGAATATAATATTTAATGTTGAATTGTATATTATTAAAATTATCCCCAATTGTTACTCCacaaagtaaatatatatatatatatatatatatgtggaagGTAAGAATAGTTGGTTcagtttttaaaagagaaaaaattGGGGTGGTTTAGGGTTTGAGGTACAAGTATGACGACGTCGTATGCATGTGGAAGTGTGATGGAGGATGAAAAATTGACGGAAAAGGAGTTGCCCCCCGAGAAGAAATTGAAATTGGATGTTGATGATGATTTGAAGGGTGAGGATGATACCGGCTCTGATTTGAAGGGTGAGGATGATACCCGATCTGATTTGAAGGGTGAGGATGGAGAGTACGATTTCATGGGTGAGTATGCAGAGTACGATTTCATGGGTGAGGATGATACCGGATCTGATTTGAAGGGTGAGGATGGAGAGTACGATTTCATGGGTGAGGATGATACCGGATCTGGTTTGAAGGGTGAGGATGGACAGCCGCTCAATTATGATCCATATGATTGGCAAACTTACCCAGATAAAGACGTCTTTATCAAATATTATCAACAGTTACGCGAGAGCGATGTATGTTCCATCTTCCTTTGGCttattccattattattattagacATAATGCTCACcaattatttatcaaaacacacctccACTAGTGTCTGATGTTGTGCggtgtatgattttttttttttttttttgtttttgtgtgtTGTTTAAAAATATCAATTTTCTGTGAGTTTCCAGCagaggtgtgttttgataaataaccGGTactagttcaggtaggaaacacaaacacttgatagttcaggtgtggtttgataaatagttggtgatagttcggACACGCAAAAACCTGATAGTTTAGCTAGGAAACTCACAAAAAGTGATACTTAAGGTgtatttttgaccattatctctttatattattatatttcaTTAGGCACTTATCACAATCGCTATCAGAATTACATGGAAAATTTTGTGTAGTGACTTATGGAAAAATAAATTTACTGTATATTTTGTCCAAGCCAATAGGCACGACTCATGGGCTATTTGTTGACTTGTACATGTACTAGTACCTCTTAAATTTTGATACTTGTTGTAACTAACTTGTTTATTCCTCGAAATTTAACTATAACTTGTATTTGCTTGCAATTAAATGAAAAGTGAATATCAAATCAGTGGTGGAACTGAATTAGATCATGTGTTTCGAGCTAGGAGATAGTGTTAAATCATGCAGTTGAGTTCCCTATCAAATAGATGCTTACCAAAACAACACTCAAAGAAGaaaacagagagagagagagagagagagagacNNNNNNNNNNNNNNNNNNNNNNNNNNNNNNNNNNNNNNNNNNNNNNNNNNNNNNNNNNNNNNNNNNNNNNNNNNNNNNNNNNNNNNNNNNNNNNNNNNNNNNNNNNNNNNNNNNNNNNNNNNNNNNNNNNNNNNNNNNNNNNNNNNNNNNNNNNNNNNNNNNNNNNNNNNNNNNNNNNNNNNNNNNNNNNNNNNNNNNNNNNNNNNNNNNNNNNNNNNNNNNNNNNNNNNNNNNNNNNNNNNNNNNNNNNNNNNNNNNNNNNNNNNNNNNNNNNNNNNNNNNNNNNNNNNNNNNNNNNNNNNNNNNNNNNNNNNNNNNNNNNNNNNNNNAGTATGCAAGTTCCTAAAACATCTTTTATCCTACTCTGCAAGGCATCCTTGTGTTTTCCCGTAAAATAGATGCTTATAAACACTACAATCCTACTTATCACTTATCACAATGTCCATTGGAATAATATGGAAAATTGCATGTAGTAACTTATCACAATGACCATTAGAATAATATGGAAAATTCTATGTAGTAACATACGGAAAAACAAATTTGCTGTATATTTTTTCTATGTTAATAGTTTAATCTCTGACACCTTATTTTGTGTACTAGGCCTTAACATGCATATTAATAAGAGAAAATACGAACAAGGGCAGTGTCAGAACCATGTTTACAGAGAGGAAGAGAACCAGCGATATGCATCTATAAATTACAAAGCACCTATCAGATCTGCTAAAGATTCTTCCTCCTCTACGTGACATTCGTTACTCCAAGAATGAAACAGAAGAAAACACTTCATGGATATTCTGGAAAGAGCTACTTCTGTCTTCAAAACTCTTGAGTTTCTCTCCTTCCATGCTGTCCACCATATATAGAAGCAGGAACCAAACTCCACCATTTCATCTGTCTATCTATGCCCCACAGTTCCAGCTTTTAGTAGGTCACAAGCGTTGGCTGGCATAAACCATTTGAGGCCCACACTGTTAAGGAAGAGTTGCTACAGTTGGTCAGTGTAAGACAATTAAGAAACAAATGACTACTGGTTTCTG includes these proteins:
- the LOC132608761 gene encoding uncharacterized protein LOC132608761 isoform X1 is translated as MTTSYACGSVMEDEKLTEKELPPEKKLKLDVDDDLKGEDDTGSDLKGEDDTRSDLKGEDGEYDFMGEYAEYDFMGEDDTGSDLKGEDGEYDFMGEDDTGSGLKGEDGQPLNYDPYDWQTYPDKDVFIKYYQQLRESDGFEFDEYPGSCMFTPIYPILEFHLFPEFVDRIKGYASLAIERCFGNDGKERKVTDIVKINAGGCRDFTYYITFKIETDGKEETFQAKVERTIEKTIEIPICRRKVD
- the LOC132608761 gene encoding uncharacterized protein LOC132608761 isoform X2; its protein translation is MTTSYACGSVMEDEKLTEKELPPEKKLKLDVDDDLKGEDDTGSDLKGEDDTRSDLKGEDGEYDFMGEYAEYDFMGEDDTGSDLKGEDGEYDFMGEDDTGSGLKGEDGQPLNYDPYDWQTYPDKDVFIKYYQQLRESDGKERKVTDIVKINAGGCRDFTYYITFKIETDGKEETFQAKVERTIEKTIEIPICRRKVD